The proteins below come from a single Triticum aestivum cultivar Chinese Spring chromosome 5D, IWGSC CS RefSeq v2.1, whole genome shotgun sequence genomic window:
- the LOC123124639 gene encoding uncharacterized protein, giving the protein MVRGRSFADTTSRKSPASHSPFYSTANKRKTPSSQEEEKPPAMSGRRGRGRGGGGGRPTKADQLLHGAIDHFGRMGYAEADIRSTVGQLIEVYGEDASSFLKEDDYRVVQDALFEKQEQEEQQREEPKQKEAAISEAPTASDMPIVDMHNEMPPGTELSVEGVDPMLINPPAPEATMARPAATRTSRARRPCYGWISESESDSDYEEYLASRRQETHAPIPGSG; this is encoded by the exons ATGGTGCGTGGGCGAAGCTTTGCTGATACAACCTCACGCAAAAGCCCTGCGAGCCATTCCCCGTTCTACTCTACAGCCAACAAGAGGAAAACCCCAAGTTCACAAGAAGAGGAGAAACCCCCAGCAatgtcggggcggcgcgggcgcgggcgcggaggTGGGGGCGGGAGGCCGACGAAGGCGGACCAGCTGTTGCACGGGGCCATCGACCACTTCGGACGGATGGGCTACGCGGAGGCCGACATCCGCAGCACCGTCGGGCAACTCATCGAG GTCTATGGGGAGGATGCTTCATCGTTCCTAAAGGAAGATGACTACCGGGTCGTGCAAGACGCGCTATTTGAgaagcaggagcaggaagagcagcaGCGTGAGGAGCCTAAA CAAAAGGAAGCAGCAATCTCTGAGGCACCAACAGCAAGTGACATGCCAATTGTGGACATGCACAATGAGATGCCACCTGGGACTGAGTTATCAGTTGAGGGAGTAGACCCTATGCTCATCAACCCGCCTGCTCCTGAGGCTACAATGGCACGTCCTGCAGCTACAAGAACTAGTAGAGCAAGGCGTCCCTGCTATGGATGGATTAGCGAATCTGAAAGTGATTCAGACTACGAAGAATACCTCGCCAGTCGACGACAGGAGACGCATGCTCCAATCCCAGGAAGCGGCTGA